TTAATTATCTTTTTGTGAGCAAAAACCTCTTTTATTTTCACAGCATAGACTACCACTCTCTGTAATTTTAAACTCACTATACATCTATAATGGTTTTTTAATACGAAATTTTTGGTCGGATACCTCAGTTTTAGTGGGTGTTTGACGCTTTTAGAAAGTGGAATTAAGAGCGTAAGTGTAAACAGTAATGTTAATGAGAATGTTAGCAATTTAAATGTGAGCCAATCTAATTTGAGTAGCAAAAAGATAAGGGTTGCTTTACATGGCTGAAGAAGAGAAACTTCCAAGAGATGTTTATACGTATCTAAATAATTTATGGGGAATGCAGGTGTTTGCTAATATTACCGAAGTTGAGCAAACACATATGGATTCAGTATTATCTTTAATTAGTAAATATAACTTAGAGAGCCCTATTAAATCTGATGCTATTTAAGAATTTACAAATGAGAAAATAAAGGATCTATATAAGCAGTTAACAGAAACTGGTGCAAAGTCTCAAATAGATGCTTTAAAAGTTGCTGCTAAAATAGAGGAGATTGATATTATAGACCTTGAAGAGTATATAAAGAATTCAACTTCTCAAGATACAATAAGCGTTTACGAAAATTTGAAGAGTGGTTCAGAAAATCATCTTAGGGCTTTTGTATCGCAACTGGAAAAATACGGAATTACTTATACTCCACAGTATCTTACCCTGGAAGAGTATAATAGAATAATTAGCGGTTCAAATGGCAATAAGCAGGGATTGGGTAATCCTGGTAACTCAGGTTTAGTTGGAGGTAACGGAAAGGGTTTATACGGCAAAGGAAGAAATTAAAGTAGATTTAATGTGTCAATCGTTATAAACTTATGCAAGAACTTGCATACAGTAATTAAATTGTAAAAAAAAGGGAGCTTCCCCCTCTTTTAATTTATAAAATTCACGTATTAGTAGTGTAAGAACATGTTTTTAGTATCTCTACTAACATTTTTATTGTTCACTTTTACCTATTTAAAAAGCTATCTTTATTTGCACTTTTAATTAATCTTCCCAATACTGAGTGCCGTTTTTGTCTATATAGCCACCTTTTCCATTAACTCTAACAACTGCAAGGCCGTCCTCAAAATAACCTACTAAATCATAAACAGCTTGTATTACCATATCTCCTTTTTTATCAATAAAACCCCATTTTCCGTTGATATTAACACCTGCAAGACCTTCATGAAAATTCCATGCATCATCATAAACAGCTTTTATTACCATATCCCCTTTTTTGTTAATAAAGCCATATTTTCTATTAACCTCAACAGGTGCAAGACCTTCATTAAAATACCATGCGTCATCGTAAATAGGTTTTATTACTACCTTTCCTTTTTTATCAATGAAACCCCATTTTCCGTTAACTTTAACAGCTGCAAGGCCTTCATTGAAAGCCCATGCAGAATCATAGATAGCTTTTATCACCATGTTACCGTTTTTATTGATGAAACCCCATTTCCTGTTGATATTAACACCTGCGAGACCTTCATGCAACTTATATGCACTATCATAAACAGCTTCTGTTACCATATTACCGTTTTTATCAATAAAGCTCCATTTTCCGTTAACTACAACACGTGCAAGACCTTCATGAAAAGGCATTGCAAAATCATAAACAGGTTGTATTACTATCTTTTTATTCCTGTCACAAAACCCCCATTTATCACCTTTCCTATAAGGAATAAGTGCTGGAAGTTCCTGTTTATTGTTTTCAACTTCTTTGTTGTTTTTAACCACACTACAGGATGTAAAAAGCAAAACCAGTGAA
This genomic stretch from Caldisericaceae bacterium harbors:
- a CDS encoding DUF2202 domain-containing protein → MKDLYKQLTETGAKSQIDALKVAAKIEEIDIIDLEEYIKNSTSQDTISVYENLKSGSENHLRAFVSQLEKYGITYTPQYLTLEEYNRIISGSNGNKQGLGNPGNSGLVGGNGKGLYGKGRN
- a CDS encoding WG repeat-containing protein, which produces MEKTFKGKKHLSLRLTILVLLSLVLLFTSCSVVKNNKEVENNKQELPALIPYRKGDKWGFCDRNKKIVIQPVYDFAMPFHEGLARVVVNGKWSFIDKNGNMVTEAVYDSAYKLHEGLAGVNINRKWGFINKNGNMVIKAIYDSAWAFNEGLAAVKVNGKWGFIDKKGKVVIKPIYDDAWYFNEGLAPVEVNRKYGFINKKGDMVIKAVYDDAWNFHEGLAGVNINGKWGFIDKKGDMVIQAVYDLVGYFEDGLAVVRVNGKGGYIDKNGTQYWED